The following proteins are co-located in the Mycolicibacterium goodii genome:
- a CDS encoding FAD-dependent monooxygenase → MNTPDRADVVIAGAGPNGLLLAGELALAGVRPVVLEQLTGPSPELRANGIVGQVHRALDMRGLYQMLTGSGAPPQPLNGYIFAGMHVPFTGVVDNPMYGMFIKQPQVVRRLADWARDLGVQIRWGHALTDVATQPGGVELDVESPQGAYRLDATYLVGADGGRSMVRKTMGIGFPGVTSPVVARVAHVSIPDRLRVPGALDIPGIGRIPFGHNRFDRGVLIYMEFEPGRSMIGTIEYTTLLPDDAPAMTVAELQGSVTRILGVEVPITPPTGPGPHALRRINGQNTRQAERYRVGNVFLIGDAAHVHSAVGGPGLNLGMQDAMNLGWKLAAAVHGWAPPGLLDTYHSERHPAGERVMMQSMAQHALLQSGPEVDALRTLFGELLATSEGATHIAHLLAGADVRYDVADPHPLSGSMAPEMVFDDGRRLADLMRAGRPVLLDLDGGEYAATALDWRDRVDLVTPATAADRPAPALLIRPDGYVAWAATDSSGDDHERLGRALGRWFGDQHAGLERAGT, encoded by the coding sequence ATGAACACACCTGATCGGGCCGATGTCGTCATCGCCGGGGCCGGCCCCAACGGCCTGCTGCTGGCCGGTGAGCTGGCCCTGGCCGGGGTGCGTCCGGTGGTGCTCGAACAGCTCACCGGACCCAGCCCGGAACTGAGGGCCAACGGCATCGTCGGCCAGGTGCACCGCGCGCTCGACATGCGCGGGCTCTACCAGATGCTGACCGGTTCGGGCGCACCGCCGCAGCCGTTGAACGGCTACATCTTCGCCGGCATGCACGTGCCGTTCACCGGCGTCGTCGACAACCCGATGTACGGCATGTTCATCAAACAGCCGCAGGTGGTGCGCCGGCTCGCGGACTGGGCGCGCGACCTGGGCGTTCAGATCCGATGGGGACACGCGCTGACCGACGTCGCGACCCAGCCCGGCGGTGTCGAGCTGGATGTCGAATCGCCCCAAGGGGCTTACCGCCTGGACGCCACTTACCTGGTCGGCGCGGACGGAGGCCGCAGCATGGTCAGAAAGACCATGGGCATCGGGTTCCCGGGTGTGACCTCGCCGGTGGTCGCGCGCGTCGCACATGTCAGCATCCCCGACCGGCTGCGGGTACCCGGCGCGCTGGACATCCCCGGCATCGGCCGGATCCCGTTCGGTCACAACCGCTTCGACCGGGGTGTGCTCATCTACATGGAGTTCGAACCGGGGCGCTCGATGATCGGCACCATCGAGTACACAACCTTGTTGCCCGATGACGCACCGGCGATGACGGTGGCCGAACTGCAGGGCAGCGTGACACGGATCCTCGGTGTCGAGGTGCCGATCACCCCGCCCACCGGGCCGGGACCGCATGCGTTGCGGCGGATCAACGGCCAGAACACCCGCCAGGCCGAGCGATACCGCGTCGGCAACGTGTTCCTGATCGGCGATGCGGCGCACGTGCACTCCGCGGTGGGTGGCCCCGGCCTCAACCTCGGGATGCAGGACGCCATGAACCTCGGGTGGAAACTGGCCGCGGCGGTGCACGGTTGGGCGCCACCCGGGCTGCTCGACACCTACCACAGCGAGCGGCACCCGGCCGGTGAGCGCGTGATGATGCAGTCCATGGCGCAGCACGCGCTGCTGCAGAGCGGGCCCGAGGTCGACGCGCTTCGAACGCTTTTCGGTGAGCTGCTCGCCACCTCGGAGGGCGCGACGCATATCGCACACCTGCTCGCCGGGGCAGACGTCCGCTATGACGTGGCGGATCCCCATCCGCTGTCCGGGTCTATGGCCCCCGAGATGGTGTTCGACGACGGCCGCCGCCTCGCCGACCTGATGCGCGCGGGGCGTCCCGTGCTGCTCGACCTCGACGGCGGCGAATACGCCGCGACGGCGCTCGATTGGCGCGACCGGGTCGACCTGGTCACCCCGGCCACCGCAGCCGACCGCCCCGCGCCTGCGCTGCTGATCCGCCCGGACGGTTACGTCGCCTGGGCCGCAACCGATTCCAGCGGAGACGACCACGAACGGTTGGGTCGCGCGCTCGGGCGCTGGTTCGGCGACCAGCACGCCGGGCTCGAGCGGGCCGGAACCTAG
- a CDS encoding TetR family transcriptional regulator — protein sequence MGLRERKKQDTRRALSDAALNLMFERGGLENVTRADIAEMAGVSLRTFNNYFTGKYEALAYRQTERMRRSIDRLRQRPADEPLWTAIAEAVIAPLQEDLDDVYGTNDTLPTRAQLVEVRKVLMLAEIRDVTFRGMFDEWVVAIAERTGTDPQDRYPRLVAAVVRAVGDVAIDEYANADPPVPLTPLLREGFAAVAAGLPEPEAGR from the coding sequence GTGGGACTGCGTGAACGAAAGAAACAGGACACCCGACGGGCGCTGAGCGACGCGGCGCTGAACCTGATGTTCGAGCGTGGGGGACTGGAGAACGTCACCCGCGCGGACATCGCCGAGATGGCCGGGGTGTCGCTTCGGACGTTCAACAACTATTTCACCGGCAAGTACGAGGCCCTGGCGTACCGGCAGACCGAACGCATGCGGCGCAGCATCGACCGCCTGCGGCAGCGTCCCGCCGACGAACCGCTGTGGACCGCGATCGCCGAGGCCGTGATCGCGCCGCTGCAAGAGGACCTGGACGACGTCTACGGAACGAACGACACGCTGCCCACCCGTGCGCAACTGGTCGAGGTCAGAAAGGTGCTCATGCTCGCCGAGATCCGCGACGTCACGTTCCGGGGCATGTTCGACGAGTGGGTGGTGGCGATCGCCGAGCGCACCGGTACCGATCCGCAGGACCGGTATCCGCGCCTGGTGGCGGCCGTCGTGCGTGCGGTGGGCGACGTCGCGATCGACGAATACGCCAACGCCGACCCGCCGGTGCCGCTCACGCCGTTACTGCGTGAGGGTTTCGCGGCCGTCGCCGCGGGCCTTCCCGAGCCGGAGGCAGGGCGATGA
- a CDS encoding DUF3017 domain-containing protein: MTPKEFARKVFAGQWPILVVGLIFIAAFALVVAGYWRRGALVIGIGVGAAAALRLALTDDRAGLLVVRSRAIDFATTATVSAAVLYIAWTIDPLGTS; encoded by the coding sequence GTGACGCCAAAGGAATTCGCCCGTAAGGTGTTCGCCGGTCAATGGCCGATCCTGGTGGTCGGCCTGATCTTCATCGCTGCCTTCGCCCTGGTGGTGGCCGGTTACTGGCGCCGCGGCGCACTGGTCATCGGGATCGGCGTCGGGGCCGCGGCGGCGTTGCGGTTGGCGTTGACCGACGACCGGGCGGGGCTGCTCGTGGTGCGCAGCCGGGCGATCGACTTCGCCACGACGGCGACGGTGAGCGCGGCCGTGCTCTACATCGCGTGGACGATCGATCCGCTGGGCACCAGCTAG
- a CDS encoding bifunctional methylenetetrahydrofolate dehydrogenase/methenyltetrahydrofolate cyclohydrolase produces MGAISLDGKTTRDEIFVDLKDRVAALTAAGRTPGLGTVLVGDDPGSQAYVRGKHSDCAKVGINSIRRDLPADITQEQLDDTIDELNANPDCTGYIVQLPLPKHLDENAALERIDPAKDADGLHPTNLGRLVLGKQAALPCTPRGIVHLLRRFDVPIAGAHVVVIGRGVTVGRPMGLLLTRRSENATVTLCHTGTRDLPSLTRQADILIAAAGVPHMVTADMVKPGAAVVDVGVSRVDGKLAGDVAPDVWEIAGHVSPNPGGVGPLTRAFLLTNVVEAEESKLA; encoded by the coding sequence GTGGGTGCGATATCGCTGGACGGAAAGACCACGCGCGACGAGATCTTCGTCGACCTCAAGGACCGGGTCGCGGCGCTGACCGCCGCGGGCCGCACGCCGGGCCTCGGCACGGTGCTGGTCGGTGACGATCCGGGTTCGCAGGCGTACGTGCGCGGTAAGCACTCCGACTGCGCCAAAGTGGGTATCAACTCGATCCGCCGGGATCTGCCCGCCGACATCACGCAGGAACAGCTCGACGACACGATCGACGAGCTCAACGCCAACCCGGACTGCACCGGCTACATCGTGCAGTTGCCGCTGCCCAAGCATCTCGACGAGAACGCGGCGCTGGAACGCATCGACCCGGCCAAGGACGCCGACGGTCTGCACCCGACGAACCTGGGCCGGCTCGTCCTCGGCAAGCAGGCCGCGCTGCCGTGTACGCCGCGCGGCATCGTGCACCTGCTGCGCCGCTTCGACGTGCCGATCGCCGGTGCCCACGTCGTGGTCATCGGCCGCGGCGTCACCGTCGGCAGGCCGATGGGGCTGCTGCTGACCCGGCGTTCGGAGAACGCCACCGTCACGTTGTGCCACACCGGTACCCGCGACCTTCCGTCGCTCACCCGGCAGGCCGACATCCTCATCGCGGCCGCAGGTGTGCCGCACATGGTCACCGCGGACATGGTCAAACCCGGTGCGGCCGTTGTCGATGTCGGCGTGAGCCGGGTCGACGGCAAGCTGGCCGGTGACGTCGCCCCCGACGTGTGGGAGATCGCCGGTCACGTGTCGCCCAACCCCGGCGGGGTGGGCCCGCTGACCCGGGCCTTCCTGCTGACCAATGTGGTCGAAGCGGAAGAGTCGAAACTGGCGTGA
- a CDS encoding NADH:flavin oxidoreductase: MNTAPNVFTDVFSEAKLGPITLRNRIIKAATFEASTPDALVTEDLINYHRLPAAGGVGMTTVAYCAVAPGGRTDGWQIWMRPQAVPGLQKLTEAVHAEGAAISAQIGHAGPVANARTNKATALAPVRFFNPLSMRFAKKATIDDIREVTAAHADAARLAIDSGFDAVEIHLGHNYLASSFLSPLINRRTDELGGSLYNRAKVARGVVRAVRDAVDKAGGTIAVTAKLNMSDGIRGGISLDESLQTAKWLEEDGGLDAIELTAGSSLVNPMYLFRGDAPVKEFAGAFKPPISWGMRTVGKGFLREYPYREAYLLREARQFRAELKMPLILLGGITNRDTMDKAMAEGFEFVAMGRALLAEPDLINRIAADGDAHSVKSLCTHCNKCMPTIYSHTHCVLTGAPDALVR, encoded by the coding sequence ATGAACACTGCGCCCAATGTGTTCACTGATGTTTTCAGTGAGGCGAAGCTCGGGCCCATCACGCTGCGCAACCGCATCATCAAGGCCGCGACGTTCGAGGCGTCGACGCCGGACGCCCTGGTCACCGAGGACCTGATCAACTACCACCGGCTGCCCGCGGCAGGCGGCGTCGGGATGACCACGGTGGCCTACTGTGCCGTGGCGCCCGGTGGCCGCACCGATGGCTGGCAGATCTGGATGCGGCCGCAGGCCGTGCCCGGGCTGCAGAAGCTCACCGAGGCCGTGCACGCCGAAGGGGCCGCGATCAGCGCCCAGATCGGGCACGCCGGACCGGTCGCGAACGCCAGGACCAACAAGGCCACGGCGCTGGCGCCGGTGCGGTTCTTCAACCCGCTGTCGATGCGTTTCGCCAAGAAGGCCACCATCGACGACATCCGGGAGGTCACGGCGGCCCACGCCGATGCCGCGCGCCTGGCCATCGACTCGGGGTTCGACGCCGTCGAGATCCACCTCGGCCACAACTACCTCGCCAGTTCGTTCCTGAGCCCGCTGATCAACCGTCGCACCGACGAGCTCGGCGGCTCGCTGTACAACCGTGCGAAGGTGGCCCGCGGTGTGGTGCGCGCGGTGCGCGACGCGGTCGACAAGGCCGGCGGCACCATCGCGGTGACGGCCAAACTGAACATGAGCGACGGCATCCGCGGTGGCATCTCGCTGGACGAGTCGCTGCAGACCGCCAAATGGCTCGAAGAGGACGGCGGCCTTGACGCGATCGAGTTGACCGCGGGCAGCTCACTGGTCAACCCGATGTACCTGTTCCGCGGCGACGCACCGGTCAAGGAGTTCGCCGGGGCGTTCAAACCGCCGATCAGCTGGGGCATGCGCACCGTGGGCAAGGGTTTCCTGCGCGAATACCCTTACCGCGAGGCGTATCTGCTGCGGGAGGCCAGGCAGTTCCGGGCCGAGCTGAAGATGCCGCTGATCCTGCTCGGCGGCATCACCAACCGCGACACCATGGACAAGGCCATGGCCGAGGGGTTCGAGTTCGTCGCGATGGGCCGCGCCCTGCTCGCCGAACCCGACCTGATCAACCGCATCGCCGCCGACGGGGACGCGCACTCCGTCAAATCGCTGTGCACCCATTGCAACAAGTGCATGCCGACGATTTACAGCCACACCCATTGCGTTCTCACCGGAGCACCCGACGCCCTCGTACGCTGA
- a CDS encoding PQQ-binding-like beta-propeller repeat protein yields the protein MARVGREEIAERIRTVARPVATLSAGAAVVLLVWAAALGLWSRLVSPRSIAEQDWYPSGLHRWGAALPNGLAIATTAVAVILLGAIAYSIRRGRTDRYGPGAPAVWAAVAALLFFAFFTRGLPQYYRVVMDNYPVTSALPFGVTAWFLSVAGAVATLLGASAFRRVRREHVRLVAAGAAVAVVASAVVTVGALRSGDDARFVDATTAAADEAPALPAELGKHTFTVNVPDAFTDNPPQPTYSIAPGGPGFVVYHAGRVTAYGADGAERWHYNRTGPGGVAVTGMRVFDDGQTVVLFVDDALVGLDATTGAQLWSSMDPALVYAVSQQPGFNLNSPFAIVREAGAWTRYDTRTGTRMWTVPVPDERCEFPPREADTRNWVVTVSRCRSGEDVAIRVYVLDPETGQTRSDREVRRGGEDLMAIATPANADGIFMQFAGGGAPTAALSGMSYVDVADDTVTALPDDAAGEPSVGPSDDFLATGLQGGRDVTRFGGDGRLRCTVPGDVRGVRTEVPGEGRGLAYVSFENSFVVAERLGGLRTFDGTTCAETGRTQDTAMNVAVAGFLPVPGAVLVLRRDGAALQIDGYTAG from the coding sequence ATGGCCCGCGTGGGTCGCGAAGAGATAGCCGAACGGATCCGTACCGTGGCGCGGCCGGTGGCGACGCTGTCCGCCGGCGCGGCGGTGGTGTTGCTGGTGTGGGCCGCCGCGCTGGGTCTGTGGAGCCGGCTGGTCTCACCGCGCAGCATCGCCGAACAGGACTGGTACCCCAGCGGGCTGCACCGCTGGGGTGCGGCGCTGCCCAACGGTCTGGCGATTGCGACGACGGCCGTGGCGGTCATCCTGCTCGGGGCCATCGCCTACAGCATCCGACGAGGTCGCACCGACCGTTACGGGCCCGGCGCACCCGCGGTGTGGGCCGCGGTGGCGGCGTTGCTGTTCTTCGCGTTCTTCACCCGGGGTCTGCCGCAGTACTACCGCGTGGTGATGGACAACTATCCGGTCACCTCGGCGCTGCCGTTCGGCGTGACGGCCTGGTTCCTCAGCGTTGCCGGCGCCGTTGCCACGTTGCTCGGCGCGAGCGCGTTCCGGCGGGTGCGGCGCGAGCACGTGCGGCTGGTGGCGGCAGGCGCTGCGGTCGCCGTCGTCGCGTCCGCGGTTGTGACCGTCGGCGCATTGCGATCCGGTGACGATGCGCGTTTCGTCGACGCGACCACGGCCGCGGCCGACGAGGCTCCCGCGCTGCCCGCCGAACTGGGCAAGCACACGTTCACCGTGAACGTTCCCGATGCGTTCACGGACAACCCGCCCCAGCCCACCTACTCCATCGCACCGGGCGGTCCGGGATTCGTGGTCTACCACGCCGGTCGGGTCACGGCGTACGGCGCCGACGGCGCCGAACGCTGGCACTACAACCGCACCGGCCCGGGTGGTGTCGCGGTCACCGGGATGCGGGTGTTCGACGACGGCCAGACGGTCGTGCTGTTCGTCGACGACGCACTCGTCGGCCTCGACGCCACGACCGGTGCGCAGCTGTGGTCGAGCATGGACCCCGCACTGGTGTACGCGGTGTCGCAGCAGCCCGGCTTCAACCTGAACTCGCCGTTCGCGATCGTCCGCGAGGCCGGGGCGTGGACGCGCTACGACACCCGCACCGGCACCCGCATGTGGACGGTGCCCGTCCCCGACGAGCGGTGTGAGTTCCCGCCCCGCGAGGCCGACACCCGCAACTGGGTGGTGACGGTGTCACGCTGCCGGTCCGGCGAGGATGTGGCCATCCGGGTGTACGTGCTCGATCCGGAAACCGGGCAGACCCGGTCGGACCGCGAGGTCCGGCGTGGCGGCGAGGACCTGATGGCCATCGCCACCCCGGCCAACGCGGACGGCATCTTCATGCAGTTCGCCGGCGGTGGCGCACCCACCGCTGCGCTGTCGGGGATGTCGTACGTCGACGTCGCCGACGACACCGTGACCGCGCTGCCCGACGACGCCGCGGGCGAACCGTCGGTCGGCCCGTCCGACGACTTCCTCGCCACCGGGCTGCAGGGTGGCCGCGACGTCACGCGCTTCGGCGGTGACGGCAGGCTGCGTTGCACGGTGCCCGGCGACGTGCGCGGCGTGCGTACCGAGGTGCCCGGCGAGGGCCGCGGGCTGGCCTATGTGTCGTTCGAGAACAGCTTCGTCGTCGCCGAGCGGCTGGGTGGCCTGCGCACATTCGACGGCACGACATGCGCGGAGACCGGGCGGACCCAGGACACCGCGATGAACGTCGCGGTCGCCGGGTTCCTGCCGGTGCCCGGTGCGGTGCTGGTGCTGCGCCGCGACGGTGCCGCGCTGCAAATCGACGGTTACACCGCGGGCTGA
- a CDS encoding FHA domain-containing protein has translation MSRPSPPALTVRYEGSTRTFAPGSDVVIGRDLRADVRIAHPLISRAHLVLRFDQGRWVAIDNGSLNGLYVNGRRVSSVDVQDGQVVNIGNPDGPQLTFEVGRHQGSAGRTPTAAVPVAGHTGTSWPAQAPAGGRQQPYTQPPRTAYPQTTGTRQRYPSAPQHGYPSGPQAGYPSGPQHGYPSGPATGYPTNGPVSAPQSYQSQPVRTPPPAPANSSQAPTTMGPAATARGTAEPAGNLATSMLKILRPGRGAPAPAGAIKIGRATDNDIVIPDVLASRHHATLVPLPGGTEIRDERSINGTFVNGTRVDSAVLHDGDVVTIGNVDLVFAGGTLVRRSETEADTRTGGLEVRGLTWTIEGNKTLLDNISIDARPGTLTAVIGPSGAGKSTFARQVAGYTHPTSGTIKFEGHDVHAEYASLRSRIGMVPQDDVVHGQLTVRQALMYAAELRLPPDTTKDDREQVVMQVLEELEMTKHLDTRVDKLSGGQRKRASVALELLTGPSLLILDEPTSGLDPALDRQVMTMLRQLADAGRVVLVVTHSLTYLDVCDQVLLLAPGGKTAFCGPPSQIGPELGTTNWADIFSTVAGDPAEANRRYLARTPPAPPATASSEAPTDLGAPAKTSLRRQFSTIGRRQLRLIISDRGYFIFLALLPFIMGTLSLSVPGTVGFGVPNPMGDAPNEPGQILVLLNVGAIFMGTALTIRDLIGERAIFRREQAVGLSTTAYLLAKVCVYSVFAVVQSAIVTAITISGKGWGEGAVERGVVIGNRSLELFLSMAATTVTAAMVGLALSALAKTSEQIMPLLVVAIMSQLVFSGGMIPVTGRVGLDQLSWITPARWGFAASASTVDLIRLVPGPLTPKDSHWEHTAGTWLFDMAMLAVLSVFYVSFVRWKIRLKAG, from the coding sequence ATGAGCCGACCATCCCCACCTGCGCTGACCGTCCGGTACGAGGGGTCGACCCGTACCTTCGCTCCCGGCAGTGATGTCGTCATCGGACGCGATTTGCGTGCCGACGTCCGCATCGCCCACCCGCTGATCTCGCGTGCGCACCTCGTGCTGCGGTTCGACCAGGGGCGGTGGGTCGCGATCGACAACGGCAGCCTCAACGGTTTGTACGTCAACGGGCGGCGGGTGTCGTCGGTCGACGTGCAGGACGGTCAGGTCGTCAACATCGGCAACCCCGACGGTCCCCAGCTGACGTTCGAGGTCGGGCGCCACCAGGGCTCCGCAGGCCGCACCCCGACGGCCGCGGTGCCCGTCGCAGGTCACACCGGCACGTCGTGGCCCGCGCAGGCCCCGGCCGGCGGCAGGCAGCAGCCGTACACCCAGCCGCCGCGCACGGCGTATCCGCAGACCACCGGCACGCGGCAGCGGTACCCGTCGGCGCCGCAGCACGGGTACCCGAGCGGCCCGCAGGCCGGATATCCCAGCGGACCGCAGCACGGCTATCCGAGCGGACCGGCGACCGGCTACCCCACCAACGGACCGGTGAGCGCGCCGCAGTCCTACCAGTCCCAGCCGGTGCGCACACCCCCTCCCGCCCCGGCCAACTCGTCGCAGGCGCCGACGACCATGGGGCCCGCCGCAACGGCGCGCGGCACCGCCGAGCCCGCGGGCAACCTCGCGACGAGCATGCTCAAGATCCTGCGGCCCGGGCGCGGCGCTCCCGCCCCCGCAGGCGCGATCAAGATCGGCCGCGCGACCGACAACGACATCGTCATCCCCGACGTGCTGGCGTCGCGTCACCACGCGACGTTGGTCCCGCTGCCCGGCGGCACCGAGATCCGTGACGAGCGCAGCATCAACGGCACGTTCGTCAACGGCACCCGCGTCGACTCCGCGGTGCTGCACGACGGCGACGTCGTCACCATCGGCAACGTCGACCTGGTGTTCGCCGGCGGCACCCTGGTGCGCCGGTCCGAGACCGAGGCCGACACCCGCACCGGTGGGCTCGAGGTGCGCGGCCTGACGTGGACCATCGAGGGCAACAAGACCCTGCTGGACAACATCTCGATCGACGCGCGCCCCGGCACGCTGACCGCCGTCATCGGCCCGTCCGGTGCGGGCAAGTCGACGTTCGCCCGCCAGGTCGCCGGCTACACACATCCCACGAGCGGCACGATCAAATTCGAGGGCCACGACGTCCACGCCGAATACGCCTCGCTCCGAAGCCGTATCGGCATGGTCCCGCAGGACGACGTCGTGCACGGTCAGCTGACCGTGCGCCAGGCGCTGATGTACGCCGCCGAACTGCGACTGCCGCCGGACACCACCAAGGACGACCGCGAGCAGGTCGTCATGCAGGTGCTCGAAGAGCTGGAGATGACCAAACATCTCGACACCCGCGTCGACAAGCTCTCCGGGGGTCAGCGCAAGCGCGCCTCGGTGGCACTCGAGCTGCTGACCGGTCCGTCGCTGCTGATCCTCGACGAGCCCACCTCGGGTCTGGACCCGGCGCTGGACCGTCAGGTCATGACCATGCTGCGCCAGTTGGCCGACGCGGGCCGCGTGGTGCTGGTGGTCACGCACTCGCTGACCTACCTCGACGTGTGCGATCAGGTGCTGCTGCTGGCGCCCGGCGGCAAGACCGCGTTCTGCGGGCCGCCCAGCCAGATCGGTCCCGAACTCGGCACCACCAACTGGGCCGACATCTTCAGCACCGTCGCGGGCGACCCGGCCGAGGCCAACCGCCGCTACCTGGCGCGCACCCCTCCGGCCCCACCGGCCACGGCGTCGTCGGAGGCGCCGACCGATCTGGGCGCCCCGGCGAAAACCAGTCTGCGACGGCAGTTCTCCACGATCGGGCGAAGACAGCTGCGGCTGATCATCTCCGACCGCGGCTACTTCATCTTCCTGGCGCTGCTGCCGTTCATCATGGGCACACTGTCGCTGTCGGTGCCGGGCACCGTCGGGTTCGGCGTGCCCAACCCGATGGGCGACGCACCCAACGAACCCGGCCAGATCCTGGTGTTGCTCAACGTCGGTGCCATCTTCATGGGCACCGCGCTGACCATCCGCGACCTCATCGGCGAACGCGCGATCTTCCGACGCGAGCAGGCCGTCGGCCTGTCCACCACCGCCTATCTGCTGGCGAAGGTGTGCGTGTATTCGGTGTTCGCCGTGGTGCAGTCGGCGATCGTCACCGCCATCACCATCAGCGGTAAAGGCTGGGGCGAGGGCGCGGTGGAACGCGGCGTGGTGATCGGGAACCGCTCGCTGGAGTTGTTCCTCAGCATGGCCGCCACGACCGTGACCGCCGCGATGGTGGGCCTGGCCCTGTCGGCACTGGCCAAGACCAGCGAGCAGATCATGCCGCTGCTGGTCGTCGCGATCATGAGCCAGCTGGTGTTCTCCGGCGGCATGATCCCGGTGACCGGCCGCGTCGGCCTCGACCAGTTGTCCTGGATCACTCCGGCCCGTTGGGGTTTCGCGGCCTCGGCGTCCACGGTCGATCTGATCCGGCTCGTGCCGGGCCCGCTGACACCGAAGGATTCGCACTGGGAGCACACGGCGGGCACATGGTTGTTCGACATGGCCATGCTCGCCGTGCTGTCGGTGTTCTATGTGAGCTTCGTGCGCTGGAAGATCCGGTTGAAGGCCGGCTGA
- a CDS encoding pentapeptide repeat-containing protein — translation MADGDQTVWADEEFVGRDFGDEDLSRIRTERVVFTECDFSGVDLSESEHHGSAFRNCIFRRTTIWHSTFANCSLLGSVFTECRIRPVRVVESDFTLAVLGGCDLRGVDLSDCRLREVGLVGADLRKAVLRRADLTGSRVQAARFDEADLRGARVDPTFWTTAKVRGAKIDIEQGLAYAAAHGLDVHGG, via the coding sequence GTGGCAGACGGCGACCAAACGGTGTGGGCGGACGAGGAGTTCGTCGGGCGTGACTTCGGCGACGAGGACCTGAGCCGCATCCGCACCGAACGCGTCGTGTTCACCGAATGCGACTTCAGCGGCGTCGACCTGTCGGAGTCCGAGCATCACGGATCGGCGTTCCGCAACTGCATATTTCGCCGCACCACCATCTGGCACAGCACGTTCGCGAACTGCAGCCTGCTAGGGTCGGTGTTCACCGAATGCCGGATCCGGCCGGTCAGGGTCGTCGAGTCGGACTTCACGCTCGCGGTGCTCGGCGGTTGCGATCTGCGCGGTGTGGATTTGTCCGACTGCCGCCTGCGCGAGGTCGGCCTGGTCGGTGCGGATCTGCGTAAAGCGGTGCTGCGCAGGGCCGATCTGACCGGCTCCCGGGTGCAGGCGGCGCGCTTCGATGAGGCCGATCTGCGCGGCGCGCGTGTCGACCCCACGTTCTGGACGACGGCGAAGGTGCGCGGCGCGAAGATCGACATCGAGCAGGGGCTCGCCTATGCCGCCGCGCACGGTCTCGACGTCCACGGTGGCTGA
- a CDS encoding GTP-binding protein yields MAYEHSERRSAASTKIVISGGFGAGKTTFVGAVSEIMPLRTEALVTNVSEGIDPLEGTPDKRTTTVAMDFGRITLAEDLVLYLFGTPGQRRFWFMWDDLVRGAIGAIILVDVRRLQDSFAAVDFFEARKLPFIVAVNEFDGAPKHPTQAVRKALALSEHIPVITVDARDRNSAKAALIAVTEYSLSTLTPLPG; encoded by the coding sequence GTGGCCTACGAGCACTCTGAAAGGCGCTCGGCCGCTTCGACGAAGATCGTGATCTCCGGGGGATTCGGCGCCGGCAAGACGACGTTCGTCGGCGCGGTGTCGGAGATCATGCCGCTTCGGACCGAGGCGTTGGTGACCAACGTGTCCGAGGGCATCGATCCGCTCGAGGGGACACCGGACAAACGCACCACCACGGTCGCGATGGACTTCGGCCGGATCACCCTCGCCGAGGACCTGGTGCTGTACCTGTTCGGCACGCCCGGACAGCGCAGGTTCTGGTTCATGTGGGACGACCTGGTGCGCGGGGCCATCGGCGCGATCATCCTGGTGGACGTGCGCCGGCTGCAGGACAGCTTCGCCGCCGTCGACTTCTTCGAGGCACGTAAACTGCCGTTCATCGTGGCGGTCAACGAGTTCGACGGTGCGCCAAAGCATCCCACCCAGGCCGTGCGTAAGGCCCTGGCGCTGTCCGAGCACATCCCGGTGATCACCGTCGACGCGCGCGACCGCAACTCGGCGAAGGCCGCGCTGATCGCGGTCACCGAGTACTCGCTGAGCACGCTGACCCCGCTGCCCGGCTGA
- a CDS encoding DUF742 domain-containing protein, protein MNELEPTDEPNLVRPYTLTAGRTAPPVHLPLEAPVETLDTPNAPHWPGRDVRGQIVELCTGSPSVAEIAAHLSLPLGVARVLIGDLVTQGYLRVHTTLEDSASFDERRELIGRTLRGLRAL, encoded by the coding sequence GTGAACGAACTCGAACCCACTGACGAGCCCAACCTCGTGCGGCCGTACACGCTGACCGCGGGCCGCACGGCGCCACCGGTCCATCTGCCGCTGGAGGCGCCGGTCGAAACGCTCGACACGCCCAACGCGCCGCACTGGCCAGGGCGCGATGTGCGCGGACAGATCGTAGAGTTATGCACCGGCAGCCCGTCGGTGGCAGAGATCGCTGCACATTTGTCCCTCCCGCTCGGCGTGGCGCGAGTGCTGATCGGGGACTTGGTGACGCAGGGTTATCTACGGGTACACACGACCCTCGAGGATTCGGCGAGCTTCGACGAACGCCGCGAACTGATAGGAAGGACCCTGCGTGGCCTACGAGCACTCTGA